tgtcgtccccttctccttgtgccctccatctttcccaacatcagggtcttttccagggagtcttctcttctcatgaggtggccaaagtactggagcctcaacttcaggatctgtccttctagtgagcactcagggccgatttccttgagaatggataggtttgatcttcttgcagtccatgggactctcaagagtctcctccagcaccataattcaaaagcatcaattcttcggcgatcagccttcttgatggtccagctctcacttccgtacattactactgggaaaaccatagctttaactatacggacctttgttggcaaggtgatgtctttgctttttaagatgctgtctaggtttgtcattgcttttctcccaagaagcaggcgtcttctaatttcgtgactgctgtcaccatctgcagtgatcatggaacccaagaaagtgtaatctctcactgcctccatttcttccccttctatttgccaggaggtgatgggaccagtgcccatgatcttagtttttttgatgttgagcttcagaccatattttgcgctttcctctttcaccctcattaaaaggttcttcaattcctcctcactttctgccatcaaggttgtatcatcagcatatctgaggttgttgatattttttccggcaatcttaattccggtttgggattcatccagcccagcctttcgcatgatgaattctgcatataagttaaataagcagggagacaatatacagccttgtcgtactcctttcccaattttgaaccaatcagttattccatatccagttctaactgtagcttcttgtcccacatacagatttctcaggagacggatgaggtgatcaggcactcccatttctttaagaactttccatagtttgctgtggtcgacacagtcaaatgcttttgcgtagtcaatgaagcagaagtagatgtttttctggaactctctagctttctccataatccagcgcatgtttgcaatttggtctctggttcctctgccccttcgaaatccagcttgcacttctgggagttctcggtccacgtactgcttaagcctgccttgtagaattttaagcataaccttgctagcgtgtgaaatgagtgcaattgtgcggtagttagagcattctttggcactgcccttctttgggattgggatgtaaactgatcttctccaatcctctggccactgctgagttttctgtAGCATACTTTATTACAAAACAACCCATCTTTCATTTATATCTTGAGATGTTCTTAGTCCACCTATGGGAAACACCATTCAGCTCTTTGTAGGCTCACAAAGTGCCAGGGAACCCTGTCCACTTTCCCCTACTGCCCAGATGATTAGCCATTACTGTTCCCATCCTGATAGGCAGTGTGGCAACAACTATTTTAGCTACATTGGGATTGCTGGGGAATGCACATTAAAGCGTGTGCTCTCCAGCACTGCCAATGCAGCTGGGGAGTGGACAGATTAAAGTGTGGGTGGATGGGACAGAATGCTGAAAGAAGATGCTggtgtcccacccccacccccataagtCCTTCCCCACCTACTGCCAAGCAGCTCCACCTGCCTGTCAAAGTGCTGCATATGGCCCTCAGAGGGGGCAAAAAGGTTGTCCACCTCTGTTCTAGTCCATGAAAAGACCTTGGTATTTATCTATTAATTTAAACAAATATATCCTGCCCTTTACCATAAAACAGTTGTGGGATGGGTTACAGCAGataaaattaaaagcaatatTGGCCGTTGCTGTTCAGTTAAAGGCCTAGtggaaaataaatgcttttgaccTCATGTGatgtaaaaaggaaggaaggaagggtctcCATGAGTGTGTGTCTATAAAGGGAGGAGACAATAGCAAAGCAGCCTAGtgtagaaaaaggaaaggaaataaaatgagAAGAAAGTTAGGCAAGGAAGGAATCATTGCTTGAAAATCATGCCAGATGGAAGTGAAGGTTATTAACAGGGGTATTTATTCATGTGATAAGCAATTCCTATCCCCTTGCCATACAGATTAAGCATGTCATTGATCCCTAGAAGTTAAGGTAACTGTGACAGATCTTCCAAGTAATAtttcatctagtttggcctttaGGTAGATAGAAATGCAGTACAGAGCTGCATAGATATCTCTAATCTGTCATTTTCAGGCAAAGGGttgtttttgtgtgggggggggagcagggctggAGTTTAAGCTTTGTAGGAACTTAATCTTAGATTTATCATAGTTTCAAAGTCAAGTGGTTAAAAGCAGAGtgaacagaaagaaaaatattttcatgAATCTTCCTGGCTTTTCATAGCCAAATTAATGACAATATTGTTAAATGTTTCTATAATCGAATACAGGACACAATTGCAAAGATCTATAAATAGAGAAAGATAATGGTGGTGGTCTGAGTACCTTGTCCTACATAATCAGTTTATTGTCTTTCTAGGAGTGCCGTTGCTATTTTTAAATATCTTAACCATGCTACAAAAATAGTATAATACTTATGTCATCCTTTAAATGGAAACATCTCTGAAGCTACAACATTTAAACAAACActtcttgtgttttgtttttaacagaaaaCCAAGAGACATGATGGACCGTGCTCTTCTATTACTGCTGTTTTCCACCCCTGTCTGGAGCCTCATGAATGGAATAGACGCAGAACAAGATTTCAGCTGGCAGTTAAGAAAAGTACCACAGATAGTGAAAGAAAAAACTTTCCTCCTCGACGCTCCTAAATTTGAAGCAAATGCCAAATTGGAGCTGAGTGGAGTGTGTGGGATTGAATGCCAAAGGACTCTCCCGGTGCCACGCCTGTCAGACTTGAAGGAGCTTCTCTCCTACGAGACTGTTTTTGAGAACGGGACACGGACCCTGACTGAGGTGAATGTTTTGGGAGCAGATCTTGACCCAGTGACAAACACCACTGCCAAGGTGCGCTCCCGGAGAAAGAGGCAAGTCTACGGCACTGACAGCAGGTTCAGCATTTCCGACACGCGCTTCCTGACCAACTTCCCTTTCAACACCGCTGTAAAGATCTCCACGGGCTGCAGCGGCATCCTGATTTCACCAAAGCACGTCCTCACTGCTGCTCACTGTGTGCACGATGGCACAGATTACATCAAAGGCAGCAAGAAGCTGAGGGTGGGGTTGCTGAGGCTGAAATCCAAAGGGGGCGGCAAGAGACGCAGGGGAGCCAAGAGGAGCAAGAGGGAAGTGTCAGAGGTCAAGGACCACCACACTGATGCCAAACAGCTGGAACAAGGTCCCAGCAAGAGAGCTGGCAGGAAACAAAAGGCATCTGGGTTGAATGAAAGGAAATCTGAGCGAAAGCCTTCCTTCCAGTGGACCAGAGTTAAAAGTACACAGATCCCCAAAGGCTGGCTGAGAGGCATAACTGGAGATGTTGCAGTGGATTATGACTATGCAGTCCTGGAGCTCAAGCGTCCTCACAAGAAGAAATACATGGAGCTGGGCATTAGCCCAGCTAGCAAAACAATGCCTGGAAGCATGATCCACTTTTCCGGATATGACGCTGACAGATCTGGCCAACTGGTCTATCGGTTTTGCAGTGTATCTGAGGAATCCAGCGATCTCTTCTACCAGTATTGTGATGCCGAGTCTGGCTCTACTGGATCGGGGATCTACCTTCGCCTTAAAGAGCCCAACAAGAAGAAGTGGAAGCGCAAAATTATTGCCATTTATTCTGGTCACCAGTGGGTGGATGTGAATGGGGAAGAGCAGGATTACAATGTGGCTGTTCGAATTACTCCTGTCAAATATGCCCAGATTTGCCTCTGGATACATGGGAACAATGACAATTGTGCACAGGGCTAATGGCAGCCGATGCAAGATCAGCTCTAGTATCTGACAGTGCTATGGAGTGAAGaacctgcaaaaataaatgcTGAACGTACAATGACCTGCATCTGACTTTATTTGAACTTGAAACCAGCATTTTTTCTGATATGCTGAAAACATTTACACAGCATTTAGCAGAATTTCTTTTCGACTGAGTTGTTTAAATTGACCATAGATATGATGTGCACTTAAAGCCCCATATTGTATTActgtatttattgtttttaaattgtggtaaATTCGAGTCATTCATATTACGGAGCAGAAACTAATGGCTCTTTCCGTTTGCTTGCATTATTAAGGAGAACCGCCTTCTCTTTTAACTGGTACTATTAAACTATgtgattgttttgttttcaacttATTTACTTGTCTCAGGGTTCTGCTccagtatgttttcttttcttcctgttaCGCAGGTTGCATGCCCATTATTGTACAGTATCTGCAGGAGAATCCAATTGTGAAACACTGGGATAAGACAAGAAACAAAGCTCTCCCATAACCCTTATTACTGTAGACAATACCTCTTCACATTGAAATGCCTCTGTCAAGTTAGCCTAGTTTAGATCATATGCAAAACCCACAAATTCATTTTCCTTGAATTCTAAAATAGCAAAGTGGAACTTAATGAATGTAGCATGTCTTCTGTTTGTGGCGGGAAAGGAACCATATGAGTACAATTTAATGCCTGTAAATTTAGTTTTAGAAGATATGCAAAAGTGAGATTATTAGATGGGTATTTGTTTTAACCAGTCACTATTTTGAACAAACCACTGCCTTAAAAATATAATCATCAGCATCAAGTGATGTTACTTTTGACAAGAGGCAACAGTGACAACTACTAATTCAAGTTTGGAAAACAGTGGTTAAAAAGAGCTAAACATACCAAAGATAAATAAGGTTGTCTTAAAAAATGGGATTATAGGCCCAAGAGGTCCTATGCACTTGAGTGAGGGCAGCCCCCATTCACCTCACTAGAGAGGAGGGCAGCTCTCTTTTCTTCAATACAAAACTGTGGCGCattcattgaagtgaatggggaagCCTTTACAACAAGGCCAAAACACATAGTTGAGATGACTATTGAATTGGGACTATCCAACAGACT
Above is a window of Lacerta agilis isolate rLacAgi1 chromosome 3, rLacAgi1.pri, whole genome shotgun sequence DNA encoding:
- the PRSS35 gene encoding inactive serine protease 35; translated protein: MMDRALLLLLFSTPVWSLMNGIDAEQDFSWQLRKVPQIVKEKTFLLDAPKFEANAKLELSGVCGIECQRTLPVPRLSDLKELLSYETVFENGTRTLTEVNVLGADLDPVTNTTAKVRSRRKRQVYGTDSRFSISDTRFLTNFPFNTAVKISTGCSGILISPKHVLTAAHCVHDGTDYIKGSKKLRVGLLRLKSKGGGKRRRGAKRSKREVSEVKDHHTDAKQLEQGPSKRAGRKQKASGLNERKSERKPSFQWTRVKSTQIPKGWLRGITGDVAVDYDYAVLELKRPHKKKYMELGISPASKTMPGSMIHFSGYDADRSGQLVYRFCSVSEESSDLFYQYCDAESGSTGSGIYLRLKEPNKKKWKRKIIAIYSGHQWVDVNGEEQDYNVAVRITPVKYAQICLWIHGNNDNCAQG